Proteins from a single region of Sulfitobacter guttiformis:
- the crtA gene encoding spheroidene monooxygenase, which produces MQQVVSLSFYRFGSLGSRVWAFAMMGLARRAMARTSGIGFWKLCGSGTGEGFTPRPNFGVYAILATWPDEATALRETARGIFARYAVKSLEDWTVFMSPTSTRGEWAGVQPFIAQNTSSTGPIAALTRAKVKTGLLRSFWGRVPNISAVIGADPSVLFKLGIGEKPWLQQVTFSIWPDATAMNNFARTGPHAEAIKAVRADDWFSEELYARFALVSDRGTWGGASPLMTISDPKEPI; this is translated from the coding sequence TTGCAACAGGTGGTGAGCCTCAGCTTTTATCGCTTCGGGAGTTTGGGCAGCCGCGTGTGGGCCTTTGCCATGATGGGCCTTGCCCGACGAGCGATGGCACGCACTTCGGGTATCGGCTTTTGGAAGCTATGCGGCTCGGGCACGGGTGAGGGTTTCACACCGAGGCCCAACTTTGGTGTCTATGCGATTCTTGCGACCTGGCCTGATGAGGCGACGGCACTGCGAGAAACCGCGAGGGGTATATTTGCCCGCTATGCTGTGAAATCGCTCGAGGACTGGACAGTATTTATGTCACCAACATCGACACGCGGTGAATGGGCGGGGGTGCAACCCTTCATTGCCCAAAACACGAGCAGTACCGGACCCATTGCCGCACTCACGCGGGCCAAGGTGAAAACCGGCTTGCTACGCAGTTTTTGGGGGCGCGTACCGAACATCTCTGCAGTGATTGGCGCTGACCCATCCGTCCTGTTCAAACTCGGGATCGGGGAAAAGCCGTGGCTGCAACAGGTCACATTTTCGATCTGGCCCGATGCTACCGCAATGAATAATTTCGCCCGCACCGGCCCGCACGCCGAAGCGATAAAAGCTGTTCGCGCCGATGACTGGTTTTCCGAAGAGCTCTACGCCCGATTTGCCCTTGTGTCCGACCGTGGCACATGGGGCGGTGCCTCTCCCCTCATGACGATTAGTGACCCGAAAGAACCAATATGA
- a CDS encoding magnesium chelatase subunit D, with protein MTPLTRAHTALALLAIDPSLGGLVLRARSGAVRDAVTNILPDHTRLHPALSADALDGGIDVSATLNSGTLTLTKGLLVRQGVFVLAMAERTEPYIAARLAATLDAQNGQYLIALDEGIDEEQLPPALSDRLAFHVDLGHCAISEIIGTPVWPHARRQVAVKTPPDTVETLVLLAVRLGITSLRAVGFALRTTKAHASLHGRTETEEEDIAAAVALVFAHRATQLPAEDDPQEIPDDTPPNDDPNTQPEPQTSLPQDILLDAVLASLPPDLLAKLNTGGTTRGATGSGAGKKKIGNRRGRPLPARDGGAAQGRVDLIATLRAAIPWQTLRRQNTPDRAGPIIRPSDLRRKRYVEHSDRLLIFSVDASGSAAMARLGEAKGAIELLLAEAYARRDHVALIAFRGAGADVLLDPTRSLVQTKRKLAALPGGGATPLAAGLMAAQNMAMQARRKGLSPTVITLTDGRANMALDGTPNRAQATSDARTAAQALRAAGVDCIVIDTGRRPEQSLAALAGILGGPYIALPRADARSLSDAVTRQLED; from the coding sequence ATGACGCCCCTTACGCGCGCCCATACCGCACTTGCCCTGCTGGCGATTGATCCGTCTCTTGGCGGTCTCGTCCTGCGGGCGCGTAGCGGGGCGGTGCGCGATGCGGTAACGAACATATTGCCTGACCATACCCGCCTGCACCCAGCCCTGAGTGCGGATGCGCTGGATGGCGGAATTGATGTGTCAGCGACACTGAATTCAGGAACTTTGACCCTAACAAAGGGCCTTTTGGTACGTCAGGGCGTTTTTGTATTGGCTATGGCCGAGCGGACAGAACCTTATATCGCCGCGCGTCTTGCTGCGACACTTGATGCACAAAATGGGCAGTACCTGATTGCGCTGGATGAGGGGATTGACGAAGAACAGCTACCCCCTGCCCTCTCGGATCGCCTCGCCTTTCATGTAGATCTGGGACATTGCGCAATTAGTGAAATCATCGGGACGCCTGTCTGGCCTCATGCCCGGAGACAGGTTGCGGTTAAAACGCCCCCCGACACCGTTGAGACGCTTGTCCTATTGGCCGTCCGCCTGGGTATCACAAGCCTCCGCGCTGTTGGGTTTGCCCTACGCACCACAAAGGCGCATGCGTCTCTACATGGTCGAACAGAGACTGAAGAAGAAGATATCGCCGCCGCAGTAGCCTTGGTCTTTGCCCATCGTGCCACGCAACTCCCTGCAGAGGACGACCCTCAGGAAATACCTGATGATACCCCACCAAACGATGACCCCAATACCCAGCCAGAGCCGCAAACCAGCCTGCCGCAAGATATACTTCTAGACGCTGTGCTTGCGTCCCTTCCACCTGATCTGCTCGCAAAGCTGAACACTGGTGGCACTACCCGAGGTGCCACAGGAAGCGGTGCGGGGAAAAAGAAAATAGGCAACCGCCGTGGTCGGCCCCTGCCCGCGCGCGACGGTGGGGCGGCACAGGGCCGTGTTGATTTGATCGCGACCCTGCGTGCTGCTATTCCATGGCAAACCTTGCGCAGGCAGAACACTCCTGACCGCGCCGGCCCGATCATCCGCCCCAGCGATTTGCGGCGCAAACGGTATGTTGAGCACTCTGATCGGCTCCTCATTTTTTCGGTTGATGCCTCTGGATCGGCTGCGATGGCCCGTCTTGGTGAAGCAAAGGGCGCAATAGAGCTTTTACTTGCCGAAGCTTATGCACGCCGCGACCACGTTGCGCTGATCGCGTTTCGCGGAGCCGGCGCGGATGTACTGCTTGATCCCACACGCTCGCTCGTACAAACAAAACGCAAGCTTGCTGCGCTTCCCGGCGGTGGTGCGACGCCGCTGGCTGCCGGTCTGATGGCCGCACAAAACATGGCAATGCAGGCGCGGCGCAAGGGCCTTAGCCCGACCGTCATCACCCTGACAGACGGGCGCGCCAACATGGCGCTTGATGGCACCCCAAATCGCGCGCAAGCAACCAGTGATGCCCGTACCGCTGCCCAGGCGCTACGGGCTGC
- the bchI gene encoding magnesium chelatase ATPase subunit I, with protein MKQPFPFSAIVGQEDMKRAMILTAIDPTIGGVLVFGDRGTGKSTAVRALAALLPPITAVQGCPVNAARLSECPDWAGLETETLHEIPTPVVDLPLGASEDRVTGALDIEKALTNGEKAFQPGLLAKANRGYLYIDEVNLLEDHIVDLLLDVAQSGQNVVEREGLSIRHAARFVLVGSGNPEEGELRPQLLDRFGLSVDVASPTDIEQRIEVIKRRDAYDNDHAAFMVRWQAEDGMLRSQITAARVALKKLTTPEQSLRDVAELCIALGSDGLRGELTLLKAARAYAAFRDDTALTRVHIRDVAALALRHRMRRDPLDDAGSGTRVARIVEETLGA; from the coding sequence ATGAAACAACCCTTCCCTTTTTCCGCCATCGTGGGTCAGGAAGACATGAAACGCGCCATGATCCTGACTGCGATTGACCCCACTATCGGAGGGGTGCTGGTGTTCGGTGATCGTGGCACGGGAAAATCAACCGCCGTGCGCGCCCTTGCTGCCTTGCTCCCTCCCATAACCGCGGTGCAGGGCTGTCCGGTGAACGCTGCGCGGTTGTCGGAATGCCCCGATTGGGCTGGATTAGAGACTGAAACTTTGCATGAGATCCCGACGCCTGTTGTTGACCTGCCCCTTGGCGCATCAGAAGACCGCGTGACCGGCGCCCTGGACATCGAAAAGGCTCTAACAAACGGGGAAAAGGCATTTCAGCCCGGCCTTTTGGCAAAAGCCAATCGCGGATATCTTTATATCGACGAGGTGAACCTTCTAGAAGATCACATCGTAGATCTCCTTCTTGATGTGGCCCAATCGGGCCAGAACGTAGTCGAGCGCGAAGGGCTATCTATCCGCCATGCTGCCCGCTTTGTTCTTGTGGGGTCCGGCAACCCCGAAGAAGGAGAGTTGCGGCCCCAACTGCTAGACCGCTTCGGACTTTCAGTCGACGTTGCCTCCCCCACAGATATCGAACAGCGGATCGAGGTCATCAAACGCCGTGATGCCTATGACAATGATCATGCGGCCTTTATGGTGCGCTGGCAGGCGGAGGACGGGATGCTGCGCAGTCAGATAACTGCCGCCCGTGTCGCACTCAAGAAACTGACCACGCCCGAGCAAAGTCTGCGCGATGTGGCTGAACTTTGCATCGCCCTCGGCTCCGACGGGTTGCGCGGGGAATTAACCCTCCTCAAGGCCGCCCGCGCCTATGCTGCGTTTCGTGATGATACGGCCCTGACACGGGTGCATATTCGCGATGTTGCCGCACTGGCATTGCGCCACCGCATGCGACGCGATCCGTTGGATGACGCGGGATCAGGTACCCGTGTTGCACGTATCGTCGAAGAAACATTAGGCGCCTGA